Part of the Drosophila santomea strain STO CAGO 1482 chromosome 2L, Prin_Dsan_1.1, whole genome shotgun sequence genome is shown below.
TGCCGCAGATGTCACATATGTGAGGTCTCTCGCCTGTGTGGATGAGTGTATGCACCTTTAAGTCGGTATCTACGGCGAAAGTCTTGTCGCAGTACTGGCATTTCAGCTTGCGTTCGAAGTGGGTGCGCAACTTGTGACGGTCCATGTCCACATGTCGGTCGAAGCGCCTCGGGCAAAACGAACAGAGGTATGGTAGTTCGCCCACCTCATGCGCCTTGACGATGTGCACCCGTAGGTTATAGTCGCCGTGGAAACGTTTTTCGCAGTAGTCACAATATAGCACCTGGCTCTCAGAGCCCTTGGCGGGCAAGAAGCTGCACATTTGCAGATACTGGACCTCTTGTTTGCTGCACTTCTGAATTAATTCCTTGGATTTGAGGCGACGCATGGCATCGTACAGCCAACGGCGCAGCTTATTGACTGCAATGTAAACGTCCGTTTCGTTGGCCTTGACCACTGGCTGAAATTCCTTTGCCATTCTTCTGTAGGCATCTGCACGCATTTCTATCGATCCAAAATCTTCCAGCGCAGGATTATAAAGCACGGGATAGTTTGCATAGGTCTCTATGAATGAGCTGGTGATCAGGTTTTCCTCTTTAAAGTTAAGCTGCAAAAAGTATTTCTGGTTAGAATAGAGTTAAATTATAGTGGGCTACTTAATACTTTAATTGCAGTCAAGTCGTTGTCCTCCTCGATTTCCCTGGGCGTTACAACAGGCGCCACACTGAGGTACTCGCACTTGGCAAAGTAACGCGCTGCAAGTCCAACCAGCTTGCCCTTTTGTTTTGTCTCCATAGCCAGTGTGTACTGCACGTGCAGTTGCTCGAGTGTTTTCTTTAATTCTTCCACGGTGAAGAGAACATTGGCTTTGCAGTCCATGCGTTCCATTATCGTCTCGTAGGCCATATTTCGAGCAGGTTCGTCTTGATAGTGTTCATCGGAGGGGTTCCATAGGCAGGGATGCTCCTTGTACGCTTGAATCAAATGCAGCACACGAGGGTTGCTCCGAATAAACGAGACTTTGAACTAAATGAAGGCGATTAGTGGGAGATTCAGTTCACGTGAAATATAATCCGTGCTAACCTTGAAAACCTGACCTGGTCTTGTTCGTCT
Proteins encoded:
- the LOC120458393 gene encoding uncharacterized protein LOC120458393, producing the protein MELCGSVMTNSKYELFRLKCLYCSIESELKDWELFIVHVKTAHYCDDEDLKINETKDDSQDLYCVVDAADPAIAYGPDEFFEVIETSNGEDQWMEADSNDVQYVEDANAWSAATGNFSEYGPGVSSSELPTETEVTQMQESSQNHIPLNTDDDDCSDFFMSEDDLVPPKKPGRPPRRTRPGQVFKFKVSFIRSNPRVLHLIQAYKEHPCLWNPSDEHYQDEPARNMAYETIMERMDCKANVLFTVEELKKTLEQLHVQYTLAMETKQKGKLVGLAARYFAKCEYLSVAPVVTPREIEEDNDLTAIKLNFKEENLITSSFIETYANYPVLYNPALEDFGSIEMRADAYRRMAKEFQPVVKANETDVYIAVNKLRRWLYDAMRRLKSKELIQKCSKQEVQYLQMCSFLPAKGSESQVLYCDYCEKRFHGDYNLRVHIVKAHEVGELPYLCSFCPRRFDRHVDMDRHKLRTHFERKLKCQYCDKTFAVDTDLKVHTLIHTGERPHICDICGKTFRLKLLLDHHVNGVHLNIRPYSCNMCSKTFRKKFELANHIKGHLNIRDKKCEYCDAAFYDHSSLSRHRRSHRSE